In Actinomadura citrea, a single window of DNA contains:
- a CDS encoding class I SAM-dependent methyltransferase: MPHPATAVQETGGTIAPHLRRLLEFVEPHTGDVCLDVARGRGPMPAALGPHVRHVTAVDATPVAAASAPARPGRMETVEFGTGPVRITGGARGPDGARDAHDDGGRARPRDPAAMTREDPRPRPPRPAPRDPVKADATALPYRDNTFSLVTARFSLYNLGDPGHVLRELLRVCRPGGGRVVIADLVRGNLAGPERDRIERLRDPDHPGTPSIARLTEMITSVGGSIRRLDVFTVERPVEPWLAGARDGAAADRIRAAMLDEVDGGPRTGAKPRVIGGELWFTQSWAHVAAEPIP; encoded by the coding sequence GTGCCGCATCCGGCGACCGCCGTCCAGGAGACCGGGGGCACGATCGCCCCGCATCTGAGGCGCCTGCTGGAGTTCGTCGAACCCCATACCGGCGACGTGTGCCTCGACGTCGCGCGCGGGCGCGGCCCGATGCCCGCCGCGCTCGGCCCGCACGTCCGCCACGTGACCGCGGTGGACGCGACGCCCGTGGCGGCGGCGTCCGCGCCGGCCCGGCCGGGCCGGATGGAGACGGTGGAGTTCGGGACGGGCCCGGTGCGCATCACCGGCGGCGCCCGCGGCCCGGACGGCGCCCGCGACGCCCATGACGACGGCGGCCGGGCCCGCCCGAGGGATCCGGCCGCCATGACGCGCGAGGACCCGCGGCCGCGGCCCCCGCGTCCCGCCCCACGCGATCCGGTCAAGGCGGACGCCACCGCGCTGCCGTACCGGGACAACACGTTCTCCCTGGTCACAGCCCGGTTCTCGCTCTACAACCTGGGCGATCCCGGCCATGTGCTGCGAGAGCTGCTGCGGGTGTGCCGGCCGGGCGGCGGGCGGGTGGTGATCGCCGACCTCGTCCGCGGCAACCTCGCCGGACCCGAACGCGACCGGATCGAGCGCCTGCGCGACCCCGACCATCCCGGCACCCCGTCCATCGCCCGGCTCACCGAGATGATCACCTCGGTGGGGGGCAGCATCCGGCGGCTGGACGTGTTCACCGTGGAACGCCCCGTCGAGCCGTGGCTCGCCGGGGCCCGCGACGGCGCCGCAGCCGACCGCATCCGCGCGGCCATGCTCGACGAGGTGGACGGCGGTCCCCGCACCGGCGCCAAGCCTCGCGTCATCGGCGGCGAACTCTGGTTCACCCAGTCCTGGGCGCACGTCGCCGCCGAACCGATCCCCTAG
- a CDS encoding MFS transporter produces the protein MTATAAARDERAMPKGRDLYVVLGALMLAMLLAALDQTIVSTALPTIVSDLGGLNHLSWVVTAYLLASTASTPLWGKLGDQYGRKRLFQASIVIFLIGSALCGLSQNMLELIVFRALQGLGGGGLMVLAVAIVGDVVPPRERGRYQGLFGAVFGVASVCGPLLGGWFVDNLTWRWVFYINLPIGVVALAVIAAVLHATGDRERHRIDYLGTLLIVGWAVGLVLMTTWGGTRYAWASAPIIGLAVGSVALIAVWVLVERRAAEPIMPPSLLRHPVFALGGAISFAVGFAMFGALTFLPIFLQVVHGVSPTLSGVYLLPMMLGLLISSIGSGQLITRFGRYKIYPMVGTPIIALALYLCSSLDENSTTLSMSLRFALLGFGLGLVMQVLVIAVQNAVSYEDLGSATSGVTFFRQIGGSFGVAVFGSIFSNQLADHVADLARVLPAGFDPAAVQGNPGLLDRYPAAVKDAVLHAYAESIDSVFFWAVPVAAVAFVLTWFLREVPLRATSQTTDYGEGLGAAPNARSSRHEMERALSELMRRDARAFELYDRLAASSGVSLPAGSVWALCRIAKDGTVTGQDLADRAGVRVEQGRPYVDRLVDAGYVLRREGALSVTPSGRGAAERLFEARRAGLSRHLDGWAPEEHPELADILSRLAEASLGDEADGEVLGPGTRPAARGA, from the coding sequence ATGACGGCGACGGCGGCGGCGCGGGACGAGCGGGCCATGCCGAAGGGCAGGGACCTCTACGTCGTCCTCGGCGCCCTCATGCTCGCCATGCTGCTGGCGGCGCTGGACCAGACGATCGTGTCCACCGCCCTGCCGACGATCGTCAGCGACCTCGGCGGGCTCAACCACCTGTCGTGGGTCGTCACGGCGTACCTGCTCGCCTCCACGGCGTCCACGCCGCTGTGGGGCAAGCTCGGCGACCAGTACGGCCGCAAGCGGCTGTTCCAGGCGTCGATCGTCATCTTCCTGATCGGGTCGGCGCTGTGCGGCCTGTCGCAGAACATGCTGGAACTGATCGTGTTCCGCGCCCTGCAGGGCCTCGGCGGCGGCGGCCTGATGGTGCTCGCCGTGGCCATCGTCGGGGACGTGGTGCCGCCCCGCGAGCGCGGCCGCTACCAGGGCCTGTTCGGCGCGGTCTTCGGCGTGGCCAGCGTGTGCGGCCCGCTGCTCGGCGGCTGGTTCGTCGACAACCTGACGTGGCGCTGGGTGTTCTACATCAACCTGCCCATCGGGGTGGTGGCGCTGGCGGTGATCGCCGCCGTCCTGCACGCGACGGGCGACCGGGAGCGCCACCGCATCGACTACCTCGGCACGCTGCTGATCGTCGGCTGGGCCGTCGGGCTGGTGCTGATGACGACCTGGGGCGGGACGCGCTACGCCTGGGCGTCCGCGCCGATCATCGGCCTGGCCGTCGGCTCGGTGGCGCTGATCGCGGTGTGGGTGCTGGTCGAGCGGCGCGCCGCCGAGCCGATCATGCCCCCCTCGCTGCTGCGCCACCCGGTCTTCGCGCTCGGCGGCGCGATCAGCTTCGCGGTCGGCTTCGCGATGTTCGGCGCGCTGACCTTCCTGCCGATCTTCCTGCAGGTGGTGCACGGGGTCTCGCCCACGCTGTCGGGCGTCTACCTGCTGCCGATGATGCTCGGCCTGCTGATCAGCTCGATCGGCTCCGGACAGCTGATCACCCGGTTCGGCCGCTACAAGATCTACCCGATGGTCGGCACGCCGATCATCGCGCTGGCGCTCTATCTGTGCTCGTCGCTGGACGAGAACTCCACCACCCTGAGCATGAGCCTGCGGTTCGCGCTGCTCGGCTTCGGGCTCGGCCTGGTCATGCAGGTGCTCGTCATCGCCGTCCAGAACGCGGTGTCGTACGAGGACCTCGGCTCCGCGACGTCCGGCGTCACCTTCTTCCGCCAGATCGGCGGGTCGTTCGGCGTCGCGGTGTTCGGCTCGATCTTCAGCAACCAGCTCGCCGACCATGTGGCGGACCTGGCGCGGGTCCTGCCGGCGGGGTTCGACCCGGCGGCCGTCCAGGGGAATCCGGGGCTGCTCGACCGGTACCCGGCCGCCGTCAAGGACGCCGTCCTGCACGCCTACGCGGAGTCGATCGACTCGGTGTTCTTCTGGGCGGTGCCGGTGGCGGCGGTCGCGTTCGTGCTGACCTGGTTCCTGCGCGAGGTCCCGCTGCGGGCGACCTCGCAGACGACCGACTACGGGGAGGGCCTCGGCGCGGCGCCCAACGCCCGGTCGTCCAGGCACGAGATGGAGCGCGCCCTGAGCGAGCTGATGCGCAGGGACGCCAGGGCCTTCGAGCTGTACGACCGGCTCGCCGCGTCCTCGGGCGTGTCCCTGCCGGCCGGCAGCGTGTGGGCGCTGTGCCGGATCGCCAAGGACGGGACGGTCACCGGCCAGGACCTCGCCGACCGCGCGGGCGTCCGGGTCGAGCAGGGGCGCCCGTACGTCGACCGGCTCGTCGACGCCGGCTACGTCCTGCGGCGCGAGGGGGCGCTCAGCGTCACGCCGTCCGGGCGGGGCGCCGCCGAGCGCCTGTTCGAGGCCCGCCGCGCGGGGCTCTCCCGGCATCTGGACGGCTGGGCCCCCGAGGAACATCCTGAGCTGGCGGACATCCTGTCGCGGCTGGCGGAGGCGTCCCTCGGCGACGAGGCGGACGGCGAGGTCCTCGGGCCCGGAACGCGTCCCGCGGCGCGGGGGGCGTAG
- a CDS encoding acetyl-CoA C-acetyltransferase: MAEAYIVGAVRTPVGTKKGALKDVHPADLGAHVLKELVNRTGVDPSGVEDVIMGCVMQVGPQSLDIARTAWLSAGLPESVPGVTIDRQCGSSQQAIHFAAQGVLSGTQDLVVASGVEQMAVVPMGSSVAMALEKGMPFPYGEGWAERYGMQEVSQFRGAELMAEKWGFTREDLEKFALESHQRAAKAIEAGYFDREIAPIAGLSKDEGARADTTLEKMAGLKTLREGGRITAAVASQISVGASAVLVASEEAVKRYNLTPRARIHTLAVCGSDPVYMLTGPIPATEKALDRAGLKIDDIDVFEVNEAFAPVPMAWAHDTGASLDKTNPNGGAIALGHPLGATGGVLMTKLLHELERTGGRYGLQTMCEGGGQANATIIERI; encoded by the coding sequence GTGGCCGAGGCGTACATCGTCGGCGCGGTCCGTACCCCCGTCGGTACCAAGAAGGGCGCCCTCAAGGACGTGCACCCCGCCGACCTCGGGGCGCACGTGCTCAAGGAGCTCGTCAACCGCACCGGGGTCGACCCCTCCGGGGTCGAAGACGTGATCATGGGCTGCGTCATGCAGGTCGGCCCGCAGTCGCTGGACATCGCGCGCACCGCGTGGCTGTCGGCCGGGCTGCCGGAGAGCGTGCCCGGCGTGACCATCGACCGGCAGTGCGGGTCGTCCCAGCAGGCGATCCACTTCGCCGCCCAGGGCGTGCTGTCGGGCACCCAGGACCTCGTCGTCGCCTCCGGCGTCGAGCAGATGGCGGTCGTCCCGATGGGCTCCTCCGTCGCCATGGCCCTGGAGAAGGGCATGCCCTTCCCGTACGGCGAGGGCTGGGCCGAGCGCTACGGCATGCAGGAGGTCTCCCAGTTCCGCGGCGCCGAGCTGATGGCCGAGAAGTGGGGCTTCACCCGCGAGGATCTGGAGAAGTTCGCGCTGGAGAGCCACCAGCGCGCCGCCAAGGCCATCGAGGCCGGCTACTTCGACCGCGAGATCGCCCCGATCGCCGGGCTGTCCAAGGACGAGGGCGCCCGCGCCGACACCACGCTGGAGAAGATGGCGGGCCTGAAGACCCTGCGCGAGGGCGGCCGGATCACCGCCGCCGTCGCCTCGCAGATCTCCGTCGGCGCCTCCGCGGTACTGGTCGCCTCCGAGGAGGCCGTCAAGCGGTACAACCTCACCCCGCGCGCCCGCATCCACACCCTCGCGGTGTGCGGCTCCGACCCGGTCTACATGCTGACCGGCCCGATCCCCGCCACCGAGAAGGCCCTGGACCGCGCCGGGCTCAAGATCGACGACATCGACGTCTTCGAGGTCAACGAGGCGTTCGCCCCGGTCCCGATGGCGTGGGCGCACGACACCGGCGCCTCGCTGGACAAGACCAACCCCAACGGCGGCGCGATCGCCCTCGGGCACCCGCTCGGCGCGACCGGCGGCGTCCTGATGACCAAGCTGCTGCACGAGCTGGAGCGCACCGGCGGCCGCTACGGCCTGCAGACGATGTGCGAGGGCGGCGGCCAGGCCAACGCCACCATCATCGAGCGCATCTGA
- a CDS encoding enoyl-CoA hydratase-related protein, producing MGGDMYETILYSADDRIARITLNRPDARNALSDQMIGELLDAFERAEADTGVRVIVLTGAGDRAFCAGADLGGLGRAQADGRSVADAAAIRDSAPFRLFTAFPRLGKPIIARLAGHAVAGGLGLAAACDLVIAADDVKLATPEVNVGLWPMMIMAIINRNVAPKHAFKLYYTGGRITAAEGRDIGLVTEVVPRAALDARVDELARVIASKSPVGLRRGRDAFFAIEGRPLEDQVAHLLSELVDLTATEDAKEGITAFLENRPPDFQGR from the coding sequence GTGGGCGGCGACATGTACGAGACCATCCTGTATTCGGCGGACGACCGGATCGCGCGGATCACGCTGAACCGTCCCGACGCCCGCAACGCGCTCAGCGACCAGATGATCGGCGAGCTGCTCGACGCGTTCGAGCGGGCCGAGGCCGACACCGGGGTCCGGGTGATCGTCCTGACCGGGGCGGGGGACCGGGCGTTCTGCGCGGGCGCCGACCTCGGCGGCCTCGGCCGGGCGCAGGCGGACGGCCGGTCGGTCGCCGACGCCGCCGCCATCCGGGACAGCGCCCCCTTCCGGCTCTTCACGGCCTTCCCCCGGCTCGGCAAGCCGATCATCGCGCGGCTGGCCGGGCATGCCGTCGCGGGCGGCCTCGGCCTCGCCGCCGCCTGCGACCTGGTGATCGCGGCGGACGACGTCAAGCTCGCCACCCCCGAGGTCAACGTCGGCCTCTGGCCCATGATGATCATGGCGATCATCAACCGGAACGTCGCTCCGAAGCACGCCTTCAAGCTCTACTACACCGGCGGCCGCATCACCGCCGCAGAGGGCCGCGACATCGGCCTGGTCACCGAGGTCGTCCCGCGCGCCGCCCTGGACGCCCGCGTGGACGAGCTGGCCCGCGTGATCGCGTCCAAGAGCCCCGTCGGCCTGCGCCGCGGCCGCGACGCGTTCTTCGCCATCGAGGGCCGTCCCCTGGAGGACCAGGTCGCCCACCTCCTGTCCGAGCTGGTCGACCTGACCGCCACGGAGGACGCCAAGGAGGGCATCACGGCCTTCCTGGAGAACCGCCCCCCGGACTTCCAGGGCCGCTGA
- a CDS encoding DUF6183 family protein, which produces MEIEEAVRRMGLADTYRDRHWGRAVKVTDNAVQKAEPEWLEGLLAALLEVGEPTYPMRYGFELALRRLASAPGDAGRTARVRALAAGGRTWSGDLRYDLPEVAEWLACAQPPEHLLAVFDDAEASDELAACLLQETALRHDATSAAGFAGRLRAAGHPLAELPLRPVGAERHLGLPRYPGPAEPWRPPGEGTPAAPGPSGLDIGVAAVDWPGARQALSAYRNWPSGADAVEAGLFRLDRAVAPADFGASLLRLLPGASTGASVAGVRRVTTADVLRTLFGGAASGGAYGPRMHGAYARKASWESLAALADAGQTGLAAIEQAADRCTWLFYGSDWHLQVVPPLDVGVAVLRPDRRTVAVLAVTDSD; this is translated from the coding sequence GTGGAGATCGAGGAGGCCGTCCGGCGGATGGGGCTCGCGGACACCTACCGGGACCGGCACTGGGGCAGGGCCGTCAAGGTGACCGACAACGCCGTCCAGAAGGCGGAACCGGAGTGGCTCGAAGGGCTGCTGGCCGCGTTGCTGGAGGTCGGGGAGCCGACCTACCCGATGCGGTACGGCTTTGAGCTCGCGTTGAGGCGGCTGGCGAGCGCGCCGGGGGACGCGGGGCGGACCGCGCGCGTCCGCGCCCTCGCGGCAGGGGGACGGACGTGGAGCGGCGACCTTCGGTACGACCTGCCGGAGGTCGCGGAATGGCTGGCCTGCGCCCAACCCCCCGAGCATCTCCTCGCGGTGTTCGACGACGCCGAGGCGTCGGACGAACTCGCGGCCTGCCTGCTGCAGGAGACGGCCCTGCGCCACGACGCGACGTCCGCCGCCGGGTTCGCCGGGAGGCTGCGGGCCGCCGGGCATCCGCTGGCGGAGCTGCCGCTTCGTCCGGTCGGGGCCGAGCGGCATCTCGGGCTGCCCCGGTATCCCGGCCCGGCGGAGCCCTGGCGTCCGCCGGGTGAGGGGACGCCGGCCGCGCCGGGCCCCTCCGGTCTCGACATCGGGGTGGCTGCCGTCGACTGGCCCGGCGCGAGGCAGGCGCTGAGCGCCTACCGCAACTGGCCGTCGGGTGCCGATGCCGTGGAGGCCGGGCTGTTCCGGCTGGACCGCGCCGTCGCCCCCGCCGACTTCGGCGCCTCGCTGCTCCGGCTCCTGCCGGGCGCCAGCACCGGTGCCTCTGTGGCCGGAGTGCGGCGGGTCACCACGGCAGACGTCCTGCGGACGCTCTTCGGCGGGGCCGCCTCCGGCGGTGCCTACGGGCCCCGCATGCACGGCGCCTATGCGCGCAAGGCGTCATGGGAGTCCTTGGCGGCGCTGGCGGACGCCGGGCAGACCGGCCTGGCGGCGATCGAGCAGGCCGCCGACCGGTGCACATGGCTCTTCTACGGCTCGGACTGGCATCTCCAGGTCGTCCCGCCGCTGGACGTGGGCGTCGCCGTCCTGCGGCCGGACCGCCGGACGGTGGCCGTGCTAGCCGTCACCGACTCCGACTGA
- a CDS encoding YcxB family protein has protein sequence MDITVQYEPTTDEVVRAFSQGLRRQLTAVYAVLVAVLIVGASVMFVTDNPAMGIGMLVASVLGPLAGNWWLRKRARQQLSFLCVPTTVRVTDDGYDCRTDESTTTMRWTMFSNVISTPEFWLLFVNKQPAAFLPRAAFDAAQQAEIDGFLAARGSVGVGDG, from the coding sequence GTGGACATCACGGTCCAGTACGAACCCACCACGGACGAGGTGGTCCGGGCGTTCTCCCAGGGGCTCAGGCGGCAGCTCACCGCCGTGTACGCGGTTCTCGTCGCCGTCCTGATCGTGGGCGCGTCCGTCATGTTCGTCACGGACAACCCGGCGATGGGCATCGGCATGCTGGTGGCGTCGGTGCTTGGTCCCCTGGCGGGGAACTGGTGGCTTCGCAAGCGCGCGCGACAGCAGCTCTCGTTCCTCTGCGTCCCCACGACGGTCCGGGTGACCGACGACGGCTACGACTGCCGGACGGACGAGTCCACCACGACGATGCGCTGGACCATGTTCTCCAACGTCATCTCCACCCCGGAGTTCTGGCTGCTGTTCGTGAACAAGCAGCCCGCCGCGTTCCTCCCCAGGGCCGCCTTCGACGCCGCTCAGCAGGCCGAGATCGATGGTTTCCTCGCCGCTCGCGGGTCAGTCGGAGTCGGTGACGGCTAG
- a CDS encoding SRPBCC domain-containing protein — protein MSENRIERETLIAASLERVWSLVADPGFWVADVPGPPGGAAEGESMVVKNAEHGDFPVRVEKVEPPTYVAYRWVSAFPGEELRDDNSTLVEFTLTPEGGKTRLRVVESGFAALTGSEDLRRKAVEDNTGGWPQVLDAFKTRVESA, from the coding sequence ATGAGTGAGAACCGGATTGAACGCGAAACCCTGATCGCGGCATCCTTGGAGCGGGTCTGGTCGCTGGTGGCCGACCCCGGGTTCTGGGTGGCCGACGTGCCGGGCCCGCCCGGCGGGGCCGCGGAGGGCGAGTCGATGGTGGTGAAGAACGCCGAGCACGGCGACTTCCCCGTGCGCGTGGAGAAGGTCGAGCCGCCTACGTACGTCGCCTACCGCTGGGTCAGCGCCTTCCCGGGGGAGGAGTTGCGCGACGACAACAGCACCCTCGTGGAGTTCACGCTGACCCCCGAGGGCGGCAAGACGCGGCTGCGCGTCGTCGAGAGCGGGTTCGCTGCGCTGACCGGATCCGAGGACCTGCGCCGCAAGGCCGTGGAGGACAACACCGGCGGCTGGCCCCAGGTGCTGGACGCCTTCAAGACCCGCGTCGAATCCGCGTGA
- a CDS encoding ArsR/SmtB family transcription factor, whose amino-acid sequence MTEIPDDGVAPVDSVLAALADPTRRRLLDLLAEHGEATATTLAGPLPVSRQAVVKHLNVLEAAELVSSGRVGREVRYAVRPAALNATARWMASLAADWDRRLANIKRIAEEAERDAR is encoded by the coding sequence GTGACCGAGATCCCCGACGACGGCGTCGCGCCGGTCGACAGCGTCCTCGCCGCGCTGGCCGATCCGACGCGGCGCCGCCTGCTCGACCTGCTCGCCGAACACGGCGAGGCCACCGCCACGACCCTCGCCGGGCCCCTTCCGGTCTCGCGGCAGGCGGTGGTCAAGCACCTCAACGTCCTGGAGGCGGCCGAGCTGGTCTCCAGCGGCCGGGTCGGACGCGAGGTGCGGTACGCGGTGCGGCCCGCGGCCCTGAACGCGACGGCGCGGTGGATGGCCTCCCTCGCGGCCGACTGGGACCGCCGCCTGGCGAACATCAAGCGCATCGCCGAAGAAGCGGAGCGCGACGCCCGCTAG
- a CDS encoding MFS transporter, whose protein sequence is MPTETTKPTETTSPPRIGGRQRLILLVLLGAGFTLSVDFSILNVALPMAGEGVGLGVDALPWITAAYALPAAGFTLVFGRMADLFGRRRLFLAGMALLTGASLLGGFASGPETLLTARALQGFATAMATPAALSLITSTFAEGPLRERVLGLNGALLSAGFTVGALVGGALVSLLSWRAAFFINVPVAVAVLLATPTLIGESSRPARLRLDLPGAVTVTGGLLAAIYAVIERNVPAAVAGVLLLAAFWVIELRSPAPLAPVRILGRPTVKWGNYAGLVVFAMEPAMIFLTTLYLQNVLGFSPLATGLVLGVPGLASVGAGVIAGRVIGRFGGRAVLTCGLAVQGLATLPLVFLGADRTALAILVPALFIGFFGHVTSIVAYTVTGTSGLPNEEQGLATGLTLMTQQVAITIGIPILGSVAATQSVELTGIRLALGVDVAVTLASVVLVWFGLRPRDGSRPAAPGPAAPGPAAKEAAASPSAPV, encoded by the coding sequence ATGCCCACGGAAACGACCAAGCCCACGGAAACGACCTCGCCCCCGCGTATCGGCGGCAGGCAGCGGCTCATCCTGCTCGTCCTCCTCGGCGCCGGTTTCACGCTGTCCGTCGACTTCTCCATCCTGAACGTCGCCCTCCCGATGGCCGGTGAGGGCGTCGGGCTGGGCGTCGACGCCCTGCCCTGGATCACCGCCGCGTACGCGCTGCCGGCCGCCGGCTTCACGCTGGTGTTCGGCCGGATGGCGGACCTGTTCGGCCGTCGCAGGCTGTTCCTCGCCGGGATGGCGCTGCTGACCGGGGCCTCGCTGCTCGGCGGCTTCGCGTCCGGCCCCGAGACGCTCCTGACCGCACGGGCCCTCCAGGGCTTCGCGACGGCGATGGCGACCCCCGCGGCGCTGTCCTTGATCACCAGTACGTTCGCGGAGGGCCCGCTGCGCGAGCGCGTCCTCGGCCTCAACGGCGCCCTGCTCTCCGCGGGCTTCACCGTCGGCGCCCTGGTCGGCGGTGCCCTGGTCAGTCTGCTGAGCTGGCGGGCGGCGTTCTTCATCAACGTCCCGGTCGCCGTGGCCGTGCTGCTGGCCACCCCCACCCTGATCGGTGAGAGCAGCCGTCCCGCCCGGCTCCGGCTGGACCTGCCCGGCGCGGTGACCGTGACCGGCGGCCTGCTGGCCGCGATCTACGCGGTCATCGAGCGGAACGTCCCCGCGGCCGTCGCCGGCGTGCTGCTGCTGGCCGCCTTCTGGGTGATCGAACTGCGCTCCCCCGCGCCGCTCGCCCCGGTGCGCATCCTCGGCCGGCCCACGGTGAAGTGGGGCAACTACGCGGGCCTCGTGGTCTTCGCGATGGAGCCGGCCATGATCTTCCTGACGACGCTCTACCTGCAGAACGTCCTCGGCTTCTCCCCGCTGGCGACCGGGCTGGTCCTCGGTGTCCCCGGCCTGGCGTCCGTCGGCGCCGGAGTGATCGCCGGGCGGGTCATCGGGCGCTTCGGCGGCCGGGCCGTCCTGACCTGCGGCCTGGCCGTGCAGGGCCTGGCGACCCTGCCGCTGGTCTTCCTCGGCGCGGACCGCACGGCGCTCGCGATCCTGGTCCCCGCGCTGTTCATCGGCTTCTTCGGGCACGTGACGTCCATCGTGGCGTACACCGTGACCGGCACTTCCGGGCTGCCGAACGAGGAGCAGGGCCTGGCGACCGGGCTGACGCTGATGACCCAGCAGGTGGCCATCACCATCGGCATCCCGATCCTCGGCTCGGTCGCCGCCACGCAGAGCGTGGAACTGACCGGCATCCGCCTCGCGCTGGGTGTGGACGTGGCCGTGACGCTGGCCAGCGTGGTCCTCGTCTGGTTCGGCCTCCGCCCCCGTGACGGCTCCCGCCCGGCGGCGCCCGGCCCGGCGGCGCCCGGCCCGGCGGCGAAGGAGGCGGCCGCCTCCCCCTCGGCCCCGGTGTGA
- the argS gene encoding arginine--tRNA ligase: protein MNPGQLRFTEPGPSPVPLLADRFRAALSAAFGRKYGGVDPLIRPSQHADLQANVAMALAKDLDQRDPREQKRDPREVAQEIVDRLYVEDVVSEVRISGPGFINMTLSDEWIVAQLKRISADERLAVRAAALPQRVVVEFSSPNVAKVMHVGHLRTTIVGDAIARILEFLGHDVIRDNHIGDWGTPFGMLIEYLLDFEGGTGAGLDAFVSDTGAFYKAAHARFESDEEFAGRARRRLVALQAGDEATLRYWRRLVDVSMRSYNALYERLGVKLTDDDVKGESFYNEILPQVVDELEANRLAVPSDGALCVFLPEFRGRDGGPKPVIVRKSDGGYNYTTTDLATILYRVDELHANRIIYVVGDEQTEHFELLFAIAQRANFLFSGAVLEHAKIGLVTDPRTGSKLKSRSGEAVKLSELLDGATERATAALIESGRGEMFDEATRAAIIDAVAVGAVRFADLLVARDSKYPFDLDRMIAFTGKSAGFVQYAGVRMKSVLRKGGLTPESAVAPILIGAKEERDLALHLLDFGITLEQAGAAAEPHQLAGYLYELARFFTAFYEACPVLKDGIDEETRASRMALCAVTLRTLVTGLDLLGVPAPDRM from the coding sequence ATGAACCCTGGGCAACTCAGGTTCACCGAACCGGGCCCGTCGCCGGTGCCCCTTCTCGCCGACCGGTTCCGGGCGGCGCTGAGCGCCGCCTTCGGCCGGAAGTACGGGGGCGTCGACCCCCTCATCCGGCCGTCGCAGCACGCGGATCTGCAGGCCAACGTCGCGATGGCGCTGGCCAAGGACCTGGACCAGCGCGACCCCCGGGAGCAGAAGCGCGACCCCCGGGAAGTGGCGCAGGAGATCGTGGACCGGCTCTACGTCGAAGACGTCGTGTCGGAGGTCCGGATCAGCGGGCCCGGCTTCATCAACATGACGCTGAGCGACGAGTGGATCGTCGCCCAGCTCAAGCGGATCTCGGCCGACGAGCGCCTTGCGGTGCGCGCGGCCGCGCTGCCGCAGCGGGTCGTGGTGGAGTTCTCCTCACCCAACGTCGCGAAGGTGATGCACGTCGGTCACCTGCGGACGACGATCGTGGGCGACGCCATCGCCCGGATCCTGGAGTTCCTGGGCCACGACGTGATCCGGGACAACCACATCGGTGACTGGGGCACGCCGTTCGGCATGCTCATCGAGTACCTCCTCGACTTCGAGGGGGGCACAGGCGCCGGGCTCGACGCCTTCGTGAGCGACACGGGTGCCTTCTACAAGGCGGCCCACGCGAGGTTCGAGTCGGACGAGGAGTTCGCCGGACGGGCGCGGCGGCGACTGGTCGCCCTGCAGGCCGGCGACGAGGCGACGCTGCGGTACTGGCGGCGCCTCGTGGACGTCTCCATGCGCTCCTACAACGCTCTGTACGAGCGGCTGGGCGTCAAGCTCACCGACGACGACGTCAAGGGAGAGAGCTTCTACAACGAGATTCTCCCCCAGGTCGTCGACGAACTGGAGGCGAACCGCCTGGCGGTGCCCAGCGATGGTGCGCTGTGCGTCTTCCTGCCGGAGTTCAGGGGCAGGGACGGCGGGCCCAAGCCGGTCATCGTCCGCAAGAGCGATGGTGGGTACAACTACACCACCACTGATCTCGCCACGATCCTCTACCGGGTCGACGAGCTGCACGCCAACCGGATCATCTACGTGGTGGGTGACGAGCAGACAGAGCACTTCGAGCTGCTGTTCGCCATCGCGCAGAGGGCGAACTTCCTGTTCAGCGGGGCCGTCCTCGAACACGCCAAGATCGGTCTCGTGACCGACCCCAGGACCGGCAGCAAGCTGAAGAGCCGGTCCGGCGAGGCGGTCAAGCTGTCCGAGTTGCTGGACGGGGCGACCGAGCGGGCCACCGCGGCGTTGATCGAGAGCGGGCGCGGCGAGATGTTCGACGAGGCGACCCGCGCCGCGATCATCGACGCCGTGGCCGTGGGCGCGGTGAGGTTCGCCGATCTGCTGGTGGCGCGGGACAGCAAGTACCCGTTCGACCTGGATCGGATGATCGCGTTCACCGGCAAGTCGGCCGGCTTCGTGCAGTACGCCGGCGTCCGGATGAAGTCCGTCCTCCGCAAGGGCGGGCTGACGCCGGAGTCGGCCGTGGCACCGATCCTGATCGGAGCCAAGGAGGAGCGGGACCTGGCGCTGCACCTGCTGGACTTCGGTATCACACTGGAGCAGGCGGGCGCGGCGGCGGAACCGCACCAGCTGGCGGGCTATCTCTACGAGCTCGCCAGGTTCTTCACGGCCTTCTACGAGGCCTGCCCGGTGCTCAAGGACGGCATCGACGAGGAGACCAGGGCTTCCCGGATGGCCCTGTGCGCGGTCACGCTGCGCACGCTGGTCACCGGCCTGGACCTCCTCGGCGTCCCCGCACCCGACCGGATGTGA